One genomic region from Fictibacillus marinisediminis encodes:
- a CDS encoding DinB family protein encodes MVEEYYQNWLKHRTVLHDLLDQIGPEHVFFKPWKDGFSMGELAVHIAGSTDMFLETIKNGQFVSPATPREFQTMDEVREIVQEFTQKSKRDFSVLESSHLSKEIDIFGYEAPGKYWIESLIDHEIHHKGQLFVYARMTGAEKVPFFKQLPSRAVNDAAAD; translated from the coding sequence ATGGTGGAAGAATACTATCAAAATTGGCTCAAACACCGGACTGTACTGCACGATCTGCTGGATCAGATAGGGCCGGAGCATGTGTTTTTTAAACCGTGGAAAGATGGCTTTTCAATGGGAGAGCTGGCAGTTCATATCGCAGGTTCCACAGATATGTTTTTGGAAACGATTAAAAACGGGCAGTTTGTATCGCCTGCCACACCGCGCGAGTTTCAAACGATGGATGAGGTGCGGGAGATCGTTCAGGAGTTCACTCAAAAATCAAAAAGGGATTTTTCTGTTCTGGAAAGTTCTCATTTGAGCAAGGAAATTGATATTTTCGGGTATGAGGCGCCAGGGAAGTATTGGATTGAAAGTTTAATTGATCATGAGATTCACCATAAAGGACAGCTGTTTGTGTATGCTCGTATGACAGGCGCAGAGAAGGTTCCTTTTTTCAAGCAGCTCCCTTCAAGAGCAGTAAATGATGCTGCAGCCGATTGA
- a CDS encoding TetR/AcrR family transcriptional regulator, whose translation MMNVLFVTEMPTEARDKMLYAALQLYTVKGYKETSVLEIVELARVSKTTFYQSFGSKEELLAALCTQLAEEIIADVDAAVQREEKISEKAYAGIRRYIEICEMKSSAAKLLLIDSVGVSLTVENVRREAYRRFASLLYNTVQGTMPASVPDQEVLVVSQAMVGAVNEVVIQTLFESDIELDLDRLARLLNRIVVGAYVNLSL comes from the coding sequence ATGATGAATGTGCTTTTTGTAACAGAAATGCCGACAGAAGCCAGAGACAAAATGCTGTATGCCGCGCTCCAGCTCTATACGGTTAAGGGATATAAGGAAACGTCAGTCCTTGAGATCGTTGAGCTGGCGAGGGTGTCAAAAACAACATTCTATCAATCGTTTGGCAGCAAAGAGGAGCTGCTTGCCGCGCTTTGTACACAGCTGGCTGAAGAGATCATTGCAGATGTGGATGCTGCTGTTCAAAGGGAAGAGAAAATAAGCGAAAAAGCCTACGCAGGCATCCGCCGTTATATTGAAATATGCGAAATGAAGTCTAGCGCTGCCAAACTATTATTAATTGATTCAGTGGGTGTAAGCCTTACGGTAGAGAATGTTCGCCGGGAAGCTTATCGCCGATTTGCCAGCCTGCTCTATAATACGGTTCAGGGGACCATGCCAGCATCCGTTCCTGATCAGGAAGTATTGGTCGTCTCACAGGCCATGGTCGGTGCGGTCAATGAGGTCGTCATCCAAACCCTGTTTGAATCAGACATTGAGCTGGATTTGGACCGGCTGGCCCGCTTGCTTAACCGGATTGTTGTCGGAGCTTATGTCAATCTATCGTTATAA